The nucleotide window CCTCAAATGGGTGAAAACCAAATAAAGATCGCTGTGAAATATTGCGGAATTTGCGGAAGTGATTTACACGAATATTTAGGAGGTCCTATATTTATTCCTGTAGAAGCTCCACACCCTTATACAAATGAAAAAGCACCTATAACTATGGGACATGAGTTCAGCGGTGAAGTTGTTGAAGTAGGTTCGGGAATCAAAAAATTCAAAGTGGGAGACCGTGTTACTGTAGAACCTATATTTGCAAAAGACGGATTGAAAGGAAAATACAATCTTGATCCTAACTTGACATTTATAGGATTGGGAGGCGGAGGAGGAGGATTCTCCGAATTTGTAGTAGTTAATGAAGATCAGGCTCATAAATTACCTGATGAAATAGATTATGAACAGGGAGCATTGACTGAACCTGCAGCAGTTGCTTTGTATGCTGTTCGTCAAAGTAAATTCAGAACAGGAGATAAAGTTGCAGTATTCGGATGCGGACCTATAGGATTATTGATAATAGACGCTTTGAGAGCAGGAGGAGCAACAGAAATTTACGCTGTGGAACTTTCTCATGAAAGGCAGGAAAAAGCTGCAAAATTGGGAGCGATAATTATTGATCCGTCAAAAGTTGATGCGGTAAAAGAAATTAAAGA belongs to Pseudoleptotrichia goodfellowii and includes:
- a CDS encoding 2,3-butanediol dehydrogenase, whose protein sequence is MAKMKAARWYKQRDVRVEEIEIPQMGENQIKIAVKYCGICGSDLHEYLGGPIFIPVEAPHPYTNEKAPITMGHEFSGEVVEVGSGIKKFKVGDRVTVEPIFAKDGLKGKYNLDPNLTFIGLGGGGGGFSEFVVVNEDQAHKLPDEIDYEQGALTEPAAVALYAVRQSKFRTGDKVAVFGCGPIGLLIIDALRAGGATEIYAVELSHERQEKAAKLGAIIIDPSKVDAVKEIKERTNGGVNVSYEVTGVPKVLEQALESAEKDGELMVVSIWESSAPIHPNEIVIQERAMKGVIAYRDVFPSTLDLMKKGYFSKDLLVTKHIKIDDIVTEGFEALVKEKSQVKILVSPK